The following coding sequences lie in one Drosophila sulfurigaster albostrigata strain 15112-1811.04 chromosome 2R, ASM2355843v2, whole genome shotgun sequence genomic window:
- the LOC133838634 gene encoding maternal protein pumilio isoform X6, translating into MVVLETASALLGGPYAQGAPALKMVQKRYIGLHQWLGPIRKELKEHIVSDDVLSLALSQNQQLFRSQNPGLAAAAAAATSAASAAAAAGAAPPGAPNGTMQSSQQQQQQQQQQQQQMQMAAASQQFLAAQAQQNAAYAAQQAAPYVINPGQEATPYLSMIAAAQMPQYYGVAPWGMYPGNLIPQQGTQPRRPLTPSQQGAENQPYQVIPAFFDQSGSLVMGPRTGTPMRLVSPAPVLAVPPGAARAGPPPPQGPQLYPPQPQTAQQNLYSQQNGSSVGGLALNTNSLTGRRDSFDRTTSAFSPSAMDYTSSSVAAAANAVQSSVAQAAAAAAAAARVKWPAAMSNASAYGALGAGGVNASASPLGAPLTPPPSAQSCLMGGNRAPGAESRQRQQMAAVGLPATAAAAQAAVAAAANNMFGSNSSLFSNHLALPGSTPAAVAAAVANSRQVVAAAAVAAAAAGAAAGAGAGAGAGAPQPGRSRLLEDFRNQRYPNLQLRDLTNHIVEFSQDQHGSRFIQQKLERATSAEKQMVFNEILGAAYSLMTDVFGNYVIQKFFEFGTPEQKNTLGMQVKGHVLQLALQMYGCRVIQKALESISPEQQQEIVHELDGHVLKCVKDQNGNHVVQKCIECVDPVALQFVINAFKGQVYSLSTHPYGCRVIQRILEHCTAEQTTPILDELHEHTEQLIQDQYGNYVIQHVLEHGKQEDKSILINSVRGKVLVLSQHKFASNVVEKCVTHATRGERTGLIDEVCTFNDNALHVMMKDQYANYVVQKMIDVSEPTQLKKLMTKIRPHMAALRKYTYGKHINAKLEKYYMKITNPISAGSASGGAAGAGASAGAGTANGTTVSGASTATTAVATSSSAVGVTSTSVASTSVVGSVATTITTTTTGAASPTICAVQENGNVMMAEPTSPATSESSVSVVASVNNGLGPIGPPTTANGVL; encoded by the exons CAACTTTTTCGCTCACAGAATCCGGGCTtagcggctgcggctgctgcagccaCATCGGCAGCAAGTGCAGCGGCCGCGGCCGGCGCTGCACCACCAGGCGCCCCCAATGGCACAATGCAGTcctcgcagcagcagcagcaacagcagcagcagcaacaacaacagatgcAAATGGCGGCCGCATCGCAACAGTTTCTGGCCGCACAGGCTCAACAGAATGCAGCATATGCGGCACAGCAGGCGGCACCGTATGTTATCAATCCGGGACAGGAGGCGACACCGTATCTGAGCATGATTGCTGCCGCTCAAATGCCGCAGTATTATGGCGTTGCGCCGTGGGGCATGTACCCGGGCAATCTGATACCACAGCAGGGCACACAGCCCCGTCGTCCCCTTACACCTTCGCAACAGGGCGCCGAGAATCAACCGTATCAG GTCATACCGGCTTTCTTCGATCAGAGTGGTTCGCTTGTGATGGGACCACGAACCGGCACGCCCATGCGTTTGGTTAGTCCCGCCCCCGTACTGGCGGTGCCACCAGGTGCCGCACGTGCCGGCCCGCCGCCGCCACAAGGCCCCCAACTGTATCCACCACAGCCGCAGACGGCTCAACAGAATCTCTACTCACAGCAGAACGGTTCCAGTGTCGGAG GTCTCGCTTTGAACACAAACTCATTAACTGGTCGTCGTGACTCGTTCGATCGCACCACATCCGCCTTTAGCCCCTCGGCCATGGACTacaccagcagcagcgttgCCGCAGCAGCCAATGCAGTTCAGAGCAGCGTTGCCCAGGCCGCGgccgccgcagcagccgctgcgCGTGTCAAGTGGCCAGCAGCCATGTCGAATGCCAGCGCATATGGAGCGTTGGGCGCAGGCGGAGTCAATGCCTCGGCCAGTCCGCTGGGCGCACCTCTGACGCCTCCACCGTCGGCACAGTCCTGCCTCATGGGCGGCAATCGGGCGCCGGGCGCTGAGTCGCGTCAGCGCCAACAGATGGCAGCGGTGGGTCTGCCAGCGACAGCTGCTGCGGCACAGGCTGCCGTTGCAGCAGCGGCCAACAACATGTTTGGCTCGAACAGTTCGCTCTTCTCGAATCATCTGGCCTTGCCGGGCAGCACACCCGCTgcagttgccgctgccgtCGCCAACTCGCGTCAGGtggtagctgctgctgcggtcgCGGCTGCCGCTGCGGGTGCTGCAGCTGGCGCTGGagcaggagctggagctgggGCACCACAGCCGGGCAGGTCACGACTGCTGGAGGACTTTAGGAATCAGCGCTATCCGAACTTGCAGCTGCGCGATCTGACCAATCACATTGTGGAGTTCTCACAGGATCAGCACGGCTCTCGGTTCATTCAGCAGAAGCTGGAGCGAGCAACGTCCGCCGAGAAGCAGATGGTATTCAATGAGATTCTTGGCGCCGCCTACAGCCTGATGACCGATGTATTTGGCAACTACGTCATACAGAAGTTCTTCGAGTTCGGCACCCCAGAGCAAAAGAACACCCTGGGCATGCAAGTGAAGGGACACGTTCTGCAGCTGGCGCTACAAATGTACGGCTGCCGAGTGATCCAGAAGGCGCTGGAGAGCATCTCGCcggaacagcagcaggagattGTCCATGAACTGGACGGACATGTGCTGAAGTGCGTCAAGGACCAGAATGGAAATCATGTGGTCCAGAAGTGCATAGAGTGTGTGGATCCCGTTGCCCTGCAGTTTGTGATCAATGCATTCAAGGGTCAGGTCTACTCGTTGAGCACACATCCCTACGGTTGTCGGGTGATCCAGCGCATTCTCGAGCACTGCACTGCCGAGCAGACAACGCCCATTCTAGACGAGCTCCATGAGCACACGGAGCAGCTCATCCAGGACCAATATGGCAACTATGTCATACAACATGTGCTAG AGCACGGCAAGCAAGAGGACAAGTCCATTCTGATCAACAGTGTGCGTGGCAAAGTGCTGGTGCTATCGCAGCACAAGTTTGCCTCAAATGTGGTGGAGAAGTGTGTTACACATGCCACACGTGGCGAACGCACCGGCCTCATCGATGAGGTCTGCACATTCAACGACAA TGCCTTGCACGTGATGATGAAGGATCAGTATGCCAACTATGTGGTGCAGAAGATGATTGACGTCTCGGAGCCGACACAGCTGAAAAAGTTGATGACCAAGATTCGACCCCACATGGCCGCTCTGCGCAAGTACACCTACGGCAAGCATATCAACGCCAAACTGGAGAAGTACTACATGAAGATTACCAACCCGATAAGTGCCGGATCAGCCAGTGGAGGTGCCGCCGGTGCCGGAGCTAGTGCTGGTGCTGGTACTGCTAATGGCACCACTGTCAGCGGCGCCAGCACAGCGACCACAGCAGTTGCCACCAGCAGCAGTGCTGTCGGGGTGACATCCACCTCTGTCGCATCGACCTCAGTGGTGGGCAGTgtcgcaacaacaataacaacaaccacaaccgGTGCTGCATCGCCCACCATTTGTGCAGTGCAGGAGAACGGCAACGTCATGATGGCCGAACCAACGTCACCAGCCACCTCGGAGTCGTCTGTCTCGGTGGTGGCCTCTGTGAACAATGGCCTGGGTCCCATTGGACCCCCAACAACAGCCAATGGTGTGCTGTAA
- the LOC133838634 gene encoding maternal protein pumilio isoform X7 gives MVVLETASALLGGPYAQGAPALKMVQKRYIGLHQWLGPIRKELKEHIQLFRSQNPGLAAAAAAATSAASAAAAAGAAPPGAPNGTMQSSQQQQQQQQQQQQQMQMAAASQQFLAAQAQQNAAYAAQQAAPYVINPGQEATPYLSMIAAAQMPQYYGVAPWGMYPGNLIPQQGTQPRRPLTPSQQGAENQPYQVIPAFFDQSGSLVMGPRTGTPMRLVSPAPVLAVPPGAARAGPPPPQGPQLYPPQPQTAQQNLYSQQNGSSVGGLALNTNSLTGRRDSFDRTTSAFSPSAMDYTSSSVAAAANAVQSSVAQAAAAAAAAARVKWPAAMSNASAYGALGAGGVNASASPLGAPLTPPPSAQSCLMGGNRAPGAESRQRQQMAAVGLPATAAAAQAAVAAAANNMFGSNSSLFSNHLALPGSTPAAVAAAVANSRQVVAAAAVAAAAAGAAAGAGAGAGAGAPQPGRSRLLEDFRNQRYPNLQLRDLTNHIVEFSQDQHGSRFIQQKLERATSAEKQMVFNEILGAAYSLMTDVFGNYVIQKFFEFGTPEQKNTLGMQVKGHVLQLALQMYGCRVIQKALESISPEQQQEIVHELDGHVLKCVKDQNGNHVVQKCIECVDPVALQFVINAFKGQVYSLSTHPYGCRVIQRILEHCTAEQTTPILDELHEHTEQLIQDQYGNYVIQHVLEHGKQEDKSILINSVRGKVLVLSQHKFASNVVEKCVTHATRGERTGLIDEVCTFNDNALHVMMKDQYANYVVQKMIDVSEPTQLKKLMTKIRPHMAALRKYTYGKHINAKLEKYYMKITNPISAGSASGGAAGAGASAGAGTANGTTVSGASTATTAVATSSSAVGVTSTSVASTSVVGSVATTITTTTTGAASPTICAVQENGNVMMAEPTSPATSESSVSVVASVNNGLGPIGPPTTANGVL, from the exons CAACTTTTTCGCTCACAGAATCCGGGCTtagcggctgcggctgctgcagccaCATCGGCAGCAAGTGCAGCGGCCGCGGCCGGCGCTGCACCACCAGGCGCCCCCAATGGCACAATGCAGTcctcgcagcagcagcagcaacagcagcagcagcaacaacaacagatgcAAATGGCGGCCGCATCGCAACAGTTTCTGGCCGCACAGGCTCAACAGAATGCAGCATATGCGGCACAGCAGGCGGCACCGTATGTTATCAATCCGGGACAGGAGGCGACACCGTATCTGAGCATGATTGCTGCCGCTCAAATGCCGCAGTATTATGGCGTTGCGCCGTGGGGCATGTACCCGGGCAATCTGATACCACAGCAGGGCACACAGCCCCGTCGTCCCCTTACACCTTCGCAACAGGGCGCCGAGAATCAACCGTATCAG GTCATACCGGCTTTCTTCGATCAGAGTGGTTCGCTTGTGATGGGACCACGAACCGGCACGCCCATGCGTTTGGTTAGTCCCGCCCCCGTACTGGCGGTGCCACCAGGTGCCGCACGTGCCGGCCCGCCGCCGCCACAAGGCCCCCAACTGTATCCACCACAGCCGCAGACGGCTCAACAGAATCTCTACTCACAGCAGAACGGTTCCAGTGTCGGAG GTCTCGCTTTGAACACAAACTCATTAACTGGTCGTCGTGACTCGTTCGATCGCACCACATCCGCCTTTAGCCCCTCGGCCATGGACTacaccagcagcagcgttgCCGCAGCAGCCAATGCAGTTCAGAGCAGCGTTGCCCAGGCCGCGgccgccgcagcagccgctgcgCGTGTCAAGTGGCCAGCAGCCATGTCGAATGCCAGCGCATATGGAGCGTTGGGCGCAGGCGGAGTCAATGCCTCGGCCAGTCCGCTGGGCGCACCTCTGACGCCTCCACCGTCGGCACAGTCCTGCCTCATGGGCGGCAATCGGGCGCCGGGCGCTGAGTCGCGTCAGCGCCAACAGATGGCAGCGGTGGGTCTGCCAGCGACAGCTGCTGCGGCACAGGCTGCCGTTGCAGCAGCGGCCAACAACATGTTTGGCTCGAACAGTTCGCTCTTCTCGAATCATCTGGCCTTGCCGGGCAGCACACCCGCTgcagttgccgctgccgtCGCCAACTCGCGTCAGGtggtagctgctgctgcggtcgCGGCTGCCGCTGCGGGTGCTGCAGCTGGCGCTGGagcaggagctggagctgggGCACCACAGCCGGGCAGGTCACGACTGCTGGAGGACTTTAGGAATCAGCGCTATCCGAACTTGCAGCTGCGCGATCTGACCAATCACATTGTGGAGTTCTCACAGGATCAGCACGGCTCTCGGTTCATTCAGCAGAAGCTGGAGCGAGCAACGTCCGCCGAGAAGCAGATGGTATTCAATGAGATTCTTGGCGCCGCCTACAGCCTGATGACCGATGTATTTGGCAACTACGTCATACAGAAGTTCTTCGAGTTCGGCACCCCAGAGCAAAAGAACACCCTGGGCATGCAAGTGAAGGGACACGTTCTGCAGCTGGCGCTACAAATGTACGGCTGCCGAGTGATCCAGAAGGCGCTGGAGAGCATCTCGCcggaacagcagcaggagattGTCCATGAACTGGACGGACATGTGCTGAAGTGCGTCAAGGACCAGAATGGAAATCATGTGGTCCAGAAGTGCATAGAGTGTGTGGATCCCGTTGCCCTGCAGTTTGTGATCAATGCATTCAAGGGTCAGGTCTACTCGTTGAGCACACATCCCTACGGTTGTCGGGTGATCCAGCGCATTCTCGAGCACTGCACTGCCGAGCAGACAACGCCCATTCTAGACGAGCTCCATGAGCACACGGAGCAGCTCATCCAGGACCAATATGGCAACTATGTCATACAACATGTGCTAG AGCACGGCAAGCAAGAGGACAAGTCCATTCTGATCAACAGTGTGCGTGGCAAAGTGCTGGTGCTATCGCAGCACAAGTTTGCCTCAAATGTGGTGGAGAAGTGTGTTACACATGCCACACGTGGCGAACGCACCGGCCTCATCGATGAGGTCTGCACATTCAACGACAA TGCCTTGCACGTGATGATGAAGGATCAGTATGCCAACTATGTGGTGCAGAAGATGATTGACGTCTCGGAGCCGACACAGCTGAAAAAGTTGATGACCAAGATTCGACCCCACATGGCCGCTCTGCGCAAGTACACCTACGGCAAGCATATCAACGCCAAACTGGAGAAGTACTACATGAAGATTACCAACCCGATAAGTGCCGGATCAGCCAGTGGAGGTGCCGCCGGTGCCGGAGCTAGTGCTGGTGCTGGTACTGCTAATGGCACCACTGTCAGCGGCGCCAGCACAGCGACCACAGCAGTTGCCACCAGCAGCAGTGCTGTCGGGGTGACATCCACCTCTGTCGCATCGACCTCAGTGGTGGGCAGTgtcgcaacaacaataacaacaaccacaaccgGTGCTGCATCGCCCACCATTTGTGCAGTGCAGGAGAACGGCAACGTCATGATGGCCGAACCAACGTCACCAGCCACCTCGGAGTCGTCTGTCTCGGTGGTGGCCTCTGTGAACAATGGCCTGGGTCCCATTGGACCCCCAACAACAGCCAATGGTGTGCTGTAA
- the LOC133838634 gene encoding maternal protein pumilio isoform X9 has product MAGTNTQGAEGAYSTFSLTESGLSGCGCCSHIGSKCSGRGRRCTTRRPQWHNAVLAAAAATAAAATTTDANGGRIATVSGRTGSTECSICGTAGGTVCYQSGTGGDTVSEHDCCRSNAAVLWRCAVGHVPGQSDTTAGHTAPSSPYTFATGRRESTVSGLALNTNSLTGRRDSFDRTTSAFSPSAMDYTSSSVAAAANAVQSSVAQAAAAAAAAARVKWPAAMSNASAYGALGAGGVNASASPLGAPLTPPPSAQSCLMGGNRAPGAESRQRQQMAAVGLPATAAAAQAAVAAAANNMFGSNSSLFSNHLALPGSTPAAVAAAVANSRQVVAAAAVAAAAAGAAAGAGAGAGAGAPQPGRSRLLEDFRNQRYPNLQLRDLTNHIVEFSQDQHGSRFIQQKLERATSAEKQMVFNEILGAAYSLMTDVFGNYVIQKFFEFGTPEQKNTLGMQVKGHVLQLALQMYGCRVIQKALESISPEQQQEIVHELDGHVLKCVKDQNGNHVVQKCIECVDPVALQFVINAFKGQVYSLSTHPYGCRVIQRILEHCTAEQTTPILDELHEHTEQLIQDQYGNYVIQHVLEHGKQEDKSILINSVRGKVLVLSQHKFASNVVEKCVTHATRGERTGLIDEVCTFNDNALHVMMKDQYANYVVQKMIDVSEPTQLKKLMTKIRPHMAALRKYTYGKHINAKLEKYYMKITNPISAGSASGGAAGAGASAGAGTANGTTVSGASTATTAVATSSSAVGVTSTSVASTSVVGSVATTITTTTTGAASPTICAVQENGNVMMAEPTSPATSESSVSVVASVNNGLGPIGPPTTANGVL; this is encoded by the exons CAACTTTTTCGCTCACAGAATCCGGGCTtagcggctgcggctgctgcagccaCATCGGCAGCAAGTGCAGCGGCCGCGGCCGGCGCTGCACCACCAGGCGCCCCCAATGGCACAATGCAGTcctcgcagcagcagcagcaacagcagcagcagcaacaacaacagatgcAAATGGCGGCCGCATCGCAACAGTTTCTGGCCGCACAGGCTCAACAGAATGCAGCATATGCGGCACAGCAGGCGGCACCGTATGTTATCAATCCGGGACAGGAGGCGACACCGTATCTGAGCATGATTGCTGCCGCTCAAATGCCGCAGTATTATGGCGTTGCGCCGTGGGGCATGTACCCGGGCAATCTGATACCACAGCAGGGCACACAGCCCCGTCGTCCCCTTACACCTTCGCAACAGGGCGCCGAGAATCAACCGTATCAG GTCTCGCTTTGAACACAAACTCATTAACTGGTCGTCGTGACTCGTTCGATCGCACCACATCCGCCTTTAGCCCCTCGGCCATGGACTacaccagcagcagcgttgCCGCAGCAGCCAATGCAGTTCAGAGCAGCGTTGCCCAGGCCGCGgccgccgcagcagccgctgcgCGTGTCAAGTGGCCAGCAGCCATGTCGAATGCCAGCGCATATGGAGCGTTGGGCGCAGGCGGAGTCAATGCCTCGGCCAGTCCGCTGGGCGCACCTCTGACGCCTCCACCGTCGGCACAGTCCTGCCTCATGGGCGGCAATCGGGCGCCGGGCGCTGAGTCGCGTCAGCGCCAACAGATGGCAGCGGTGGGTCTGCCAGCGACAGCTGCTGCGGCACAGGCTGCCGTTGCAGCAGCGGCCAACAACATGTTTGGCTCGAACAGTTCGCTCTTCTCGAATCATCTGGCCTTGCCGGGCAGCACACCCGCTgcagttgccgctgccgtCGCCAACTCGCGTCAGGtggtagctgctgctgcggtcgCGGCTGCCGCTGCGGGTGCTGCAGCTGGCGCTGGagcaggagctggagctgggGCACCACAGCCGGGCAGGTCACGACTGCTGGAGGACTTTAGGAATCAGCGCTATCCGAACTTGCAGCTGCGCGATCTGACCAATCACATTGTGGAGTTCTCACAGGATCAGCACGGCTCTCGGTTCATTCAGCAGAAGCTGGAGCGAGCAACGTCCGCCGAGAAGCAGATGGTATTCAATGAGATTCTTGGCGCCGCCTACAGCCTGATGACCGATGTATTTGGCAACTACGTCATACAGAAGTTCTTCGAGTTCGGCACCCCAGAGCAAAAGAACACCCTGGGCATGCAAGTGAAGGGACACGTTCTGCAGCTGGCGCTACAAATGTACGGCTGCCGAGTGATCCAGAAGGCGCTGGAGAGCATCTCGCcggaacagcagcaggagattGTCCATGAACTGGACGGACATGTGCTGAAGTGCGTCAAGGACCAGAATGGAAATCATGTGGTCCAGAAGTGCATAGAGTGTGTGGATCCCGTTGCCCTGCAGTTTGTGATCAATGCATTCAAGGGTCAGGTCTACTCGTTGAGCACACATCCCTACGGTTGTCGGGTGATCCAGCGCATTCTCGAGCACTGCACTGCCGAGCAGACAACGCCCATTCTAGACGAGCTCCATGAGCACACGGAGCAGCTCATCCAGGACCAATATGGCAACTATGTCATACAACATGTGCTAG AGCACGGCAAGCAAGAGGACAAGTCCATTCTGATCAACAGTGTGCGTGGCAAAGTGCTGGTGCTATCGCAGCACAAGTTTGCCTCAAATGTGGTGGAGAAGTGTGTTACACATGCCACACGTGGCGAACGCACCGGCCTCATCGATGAGGTCTGCACATTCAACGACAA TGCCTTGCACGTGATGATGAAGGATCAGTATGCCAACTATGTGGTGCAGAAGATGATTGACGTCTCGGAGCCGACACAGCTGAAAAAGTTGATGACCAAGATTCGACCCCACATGGCCGCTCTGCGCAAGTACACCTACGGCAAGCATATCAACGCCAAACTGGAGAAGTACTACATGAAGATTACCAACCCGATAAGTGCCGGATCAGCCAGTGGAGGTGCCGCCGGTGCCGGAGCTAGTGCTGGTGCTGGTACTGCTAATGGCACCACTGTCAGCGGCGCCAGCACAGCGACCACAGCAGTTGCCACCAGCAGCAGTGCTGTCGGGGTGACATCCACCTCTGTCGCATCGACCTCAGTGGTGGGCAGTgtcgcaacaacaataacaacaaccacaaccgGTGCTGCATCGCCCACCATTTGTGCAGTGCAGGAGAACGGCAACGTCATGATGGCCGAACCAACGTCACCAGCCACCTCGGAGTCGTCTGTCTCGGTGGTGGCCTCTGTGAACAATGGCCTGGGTCCCATTGGACCCCCAACAACAGCCAATGGTGTGCTGTAA
- the LOC133838634 gene encoding maternal protein pumilio isoform X5: MVVLETASALLGGPYAQGAPALKMVQKRYIGLHQWLGPIRKELKEHIVGDNVSDDVLSLALSQNQQLFRSQNPGLAAAAAAATSAASAAAAAGAAPPGAPNGTMQSSQQQQQQQQQQQQQMQMAAASQQFLAAQAQQNAAYAAQQAAPYVINPGQEATPYLSMIAAAQMPQYYGVAPWGMYPGNLIPQQGTQPRRPLTPSQQGAENQPYQVIPAFFDQSGSLVMGPRTGTPMRLVSPAPVLAVPPGAARAGPPPPQGPQLYPPQPQTAQQNLYSQQNGSSVGGLALNTNSLTGRRDSFDRTTSAFSPSAMDYTSSSVAAAANAVQSSVAQAAAAAAAAARVKWPAAMSNASAYGALGAGGVNASASPLGAPLTPPPSAQSCLMGGNRAPGAESRQRQQMAAVGLPATAAAAQAAVAAAANNMFGSNSSLFSNHLALPGSTPAAVAAAVANSRQVVAAAAVAAAAAGAAAGAGAGAGAGAPQPGRSRLLEDFRNQRYPNLQLRDLTNHIVEFSQDQHGSRFIQQKLERATSAEKQMVFNEILGAAYSLMTDVFGNYVIQKFFEFGTPEQKNTLGMQVKGHVLQLALQMYGCRVIQKALESISPEQQQEIVHELDGHVLKCVKDQNGNHVVQKCIECVDPVALQFVINAFKGQVYSLSTHPYGCRVIQRILEHCTAEQTTPILDELHEHTEQLIQDQYGNYVIQHVLEHGKQEDKSILINSVRGKVLVLSQHKFASNVVEKCVTHATRGERTGLIDEVCTFNDNALHVMMKDQYANYVVQKMIDVSEPTQLKKLMTKIRPHMAALRKYTYGKHINAKLEKYYMKITNPISAGSASGGAAGAGASAGAGTANGTTVSGASTATTAVATSSSAVGVTSTSVASTSVVGSVATTITTTTTGAASPTICAVQENGNVMMAEPTSPATSESSVSVVASVNNGLGPIGPPTTANGVL; this comes from the exons CAACTTTTTCGCTCACAGAATCCGGGCTtagcggctgcggctgctgcagccaCATCGGCAGCAAGTGCAGCGGCCGCGGCCGGCGCTGCACCACCAGGCGCCCCCAATGGCACAATGCAGTcctcgcagcagcagcagcaacagcagcagcagcaacaacaacagatgcAAATGGCGGCCGCATCGCAACAGTTTCTGGCCGCACAGGCTCAACAGAATGCAGCATATGCGGCACAGCAGGCGGCACCGTATGTTATCAATCCGGGACAGGAGGCGACACCGTATCTGAGCATGATTGCTGCCGCTCAAATGCCGCAGTATTATGGCGTTGCGCCGTGGGGCATGTACCCGGGCAATCTGATACCACAGCAGGGCACACAGCCCCGTCGTCCCCTTACACCTTCGCAACAGGGCGCCGAGAATCAACCGTATCAG GTCATACCGGCTTTCTTCGATCAGAGTGGTTCGCTTGTGATGGGACCACGAACCGGCACGCCCATGCGTTTGGTTAGTCCCGCCCCCGTACTGGCGGTGCCACCAGGTGCCGCACGTGCCGGCCCGCCGCCGCCACAAGGCCCCCAACTGTATCCACCACAGCCGCAGACGGCTCAACAGAATCTCTACTCACAGCAGAACGGTTCCAGTGTCGGAG GTCTCGCTTTGAACACAAACTCATTAACTGGTCGTCGTGACTCGTTCGATCGCACCACATCCGCCTTTAGCCCCTCGGCCATGGACTacaccagcagcagcgttgCCGCAGCAGCCAATGCAGTTCAGAGCAGCGTTGCCCAGGCCGCGgccgccgcagcagccgctgcgCGTGTCAAGTGGCCAGCAGCCATGTCGAATGCCAGCGCATATGGAGCGTTGGGCGCAGGCGGAGTCAATGCCTCGGCCAGTCCGCTGGGCGCACCTCTGACGCCTCCACCGTCGGCACAGTCCTGCCTCATGGGCGGCAATCGGGCGCCGGGCGCTGAGTCGCGTCAGCGCCAACAGATGGCAGCGGTGGGTCTGCCAGCGACAGCTGCTGCGGCACAGGCTGCCGTTGCAGCAGCGGCCAACAACATGTTTGGCTCGAACAGTTCGCTCTTCTCGAATCATCTGGCCTTGCCGGGCAGCACACCCGCTgcagttgccgctgccgtCGCCAACTCGCGTCAGGtggtagctgctgctgcggtcgCGGCTGCCGCTGCGGGTGCTGCAGCTGGCGCTGGagcaggagctggagctgggGCACCACAGCCGGGCAGGTCACGACTGCTGGAGGACTTTAGGAATCAGCGCTATCCGAACTTGCAGCTGCGCGATCTGACCAATCACATTGTGGAGTTCTCACAGGATCAGCACGGCTCTCGGTTCATTCAGCAGAAGCTGGAGCGAGCAACGTCCGCCGAGAAGCAGATGGTATTCAATGAGATTCTTGGCGCCGCCTACAGCCTGATGACCGATGTATTTGGCAACTACGTCATACAGAAGTTCTTCGAGTTCGGCACCCCAGAGCAAAAGAACACCCTGGGCATGCAAGTGAAGGGACACGTTCTGCAGCTGGCGCTACAAATGTACGGCTGCCGAGTGATCCAGAAGGCGCTGGAGAGCATCTCGCcggaacagcagcaggagattGTCCATGAACTGGACGGACATGTGCTGAAGTGCGTCAAGGACCAGAATGGAAATCATGTGGTCCAGAAGTGCATAGAGTGTGTGGATCCCGTTGCCCTGCAGTTTGTGATCAATGCATTCAAGGGTCAGGTCTACTCGTTGAGCACACATCCCTACGGTTGTCGGGTGATCCAGCGCATTCTCGAGCACTGCACTGCCGAGCAGACAACGCCCATTCTAGACGAGCTCCATGAGCACACGGAGCAGCTCATCCAGGACCAATATGGCAACTATGTCATACAACATGTGCTAG AGCACGGCAAGCAAGAGGACAAGTCCATTCTGATCAACAGTGTGCGTGGCAAAGTGCTGGTGCTATCGCAGCACAAGTTTGCCTCAAATGTGGTGGAGAAGTGTGTTACACATGCCACACGTGGCGAACGCACCGGCCTCATCGATGAGGTCTGCACATTCAACGACAA TGCCTTGCACGTGATGATGAAGGATCAGTATGCCAACTATGTGGTGCAGAAGATGATTGACGTCTCGGAGCCGACACAGCTGAAAAAGTTGATGACCAAGATTCGACCCCACATGGCCGCTCTGCGCAAGTACACCTACGGCAAGCATATCAACGCCAAACTGGAGAAGTACTACATGAAGATTACCAACCCGATAAGTGCCGGATCAGCCAGTGGAGGTGCCGCCGGTGCCGGAGCTAGTGCTGGTGCTGGTACTGCTAATGGCACCACTGTCAGCGGCGCCAGCACAGCGACCACAGCAGTTGCCACCAGCAGCAGTGCTGTCGGGGTGACATCCACCTCTGTCGCATCGACCTCAGTGGTGGGCAGTgtcgcaacaacaataacaacaaccacaaccgGTGCTGCATCGCCCACCATTTGTGCAGTGCAGGAGAACGGCAACGTCATGATGGCCGAACCAACGTCACCAGCCACCTCGGAGTCGTCTGTCTCGGTGGTGGCCTCTGTGAACAATGGCCTGGGTCCCATTGGACCCCCAACAACAGCCAATGGTGTGCTGTAA